In Methanobacterium sp. Maddingley MBC34, one genomic interval encodes:
- a CDS encoding coenzyme F420-dependent N(5),N(10)-methenyltetrahydromethanopterin reductase (PFAM: H2-forming N5,N10-methylene-tetrahydromethanopterin dehydrogenase~TIGRFAM: 5,10-methenyltetrahydromethanopterin hydrogenase), whose amino-acid sequence MKLAILGAGCYRTHAASGITNFSRACEVAEQVGKPEIAMTHSTIAMGAELKELAGIDEIVVSDPVFDNDFTVIDDFEYEAVIEAHKDNPESIMPQIREKVNAVAKDLPKPPKGAIHFTHPEDLGFEVTTNDNEAVKDADWVMTWFPKGDMQMGIIKKFADDLKEGAILTHACTVPTTMFQKIFEDLSSDEMNIAPKVNVSSYHPGAVPEMKGQVYIAEGYASEEAICNLVDWGVAARGNAFKLPAELLGPVCDMCSALTAITYAGILSYRDSVMNILGAPAGFAQMMAKESLTQVTDLMNSVGIDHMEEKLDPGALLGTADSMNFGAAADVLPSVLEVLENRKGKGPTCNVK is encoded by the coding sequence ATGAAACTTGCAATATTAGGTGCCGGTTGTTATCGAACCCACGCCGCCAGTGGGATAACAAACTTCAGCCGAGCCTGCGAAGTAGCAGAACAAGTCGGAAAACCAGAAATAGCAATGACCCATTCCACTATTGCCATGGGAGCAGAACTTAAAGAATTAGCTGGTATTGATGAAATTGTAGTATCGGATCCTGTATTTGATAACGACTTCACAGTCATAGATGACTTTGAATACGAAGCAGTTATTGAAGCTCATAAAGATAATCCTGAAAGCATAATGCCACAGATCAGAGAAAAAGTTAATGCTGTGGCTAAAGACCTTCCAAAACCACCTAAAGGTGCTATTCACTTCACACATCCTGAAGATTTAGGTTTTGAAGTTACCACCAATGATAATGAAGCAGTTAAGGATGCTGACTGGGTTATGACCTGGTTCCCCAAGGGTGATATGCAGATGGGTATCATTAAAAAATTCGCCGATGATCTCAAAGAAGGTGCCATCTTAACCCATGCTTGTACAGTGCCCACCACCATGTTCCAGAAAATATTTGAAGACCTATCCAGCGATGAAATGAACATTGCACCAAAAGTCAACGTATCTTCATATCACCCTGGAGCAGTTCCTGAAATGAAAGGACAGGTATATATTGCTGAAGGTTATGCATCTGAAGAGGCTATCTGTAATTTGGTGGACTGGGGTGTAGCAGCACGGGGTAATGCATTTAAACTACCTGCAGAACTTTTAGGTCCTGTATGTGACATGTGTTCTGCACTCACTGCCATAACCTACGCTGGAATTTTGAGCTACCGTGACTCAGTAATGAACATTCTCGGTGCTCCAGCCGGTTTTGCCCAGATGATGGCCAAAGAATCACTAACCCAGGTCACAGATCTGATGAACAGCGTGGGAATAGACCACATGGAAGAAAAACTAGACCCTGGAGCACTCCTGGGTACTGCTGATTCCATGAACTTCGGTGCTGCAGCAGATGTCTTACCTTCAGTCCTGGAAGTACTGGAAAACAGAAAAGGAAAGGGGCCTACCTGTAACGTAAAATAA
- a CDS encoding 5,10-methenyltetrahydromethanopterin hydrogenase cofactor biosynthesis protein HmdC (PFAM: Fibrillarin-like archaeal protein~TIGRFAM: 5,10-methenyltetrahydromethanopterin hydrogenase cofactor biosynthesis protein HmdC): MIKDAVSDMNSALELSKSNKNVKNVVDAVSQLSTPEATQLGMNFKKFPLGCDLTEIVVGTCASDMERDELMGNCMLSDMLGASIHVCAYAFADIAEANNMRGIDILREVRNATDVPLDLDHFGRYGAMRFPREIVKCPGQCYNQGPPFQECPRDRIHARLMDKEEAAHDEREEWIKCSSSVAINVTSAQGGEGHAAPLEEAEEIASLAQKYGKGVEAIMFIGDGYDDLVTGFSKALELGADIFVLEGGPFNQSSDRLDSFAKAVAMARILVPGKIVATNGAYEDECRVGLQAGLNAIITGFPKNHHGYMCGYSPGTAKKGNFGLPRVIKIIKEELKPGLTSVPIQRGELEALACSIKVVGPENVYPQKIGDFTVGDAHWAVVPHSPIYEKVEVQRTIQSIHETLTGSSAALIGGRFVSWALARELNNDMDEIIISDKDPWVEKVTVDILNEELPSTVIGASSDDKSASKNADHTIITSTIPGLVRRISRSLDGAITLI; this comes from the coding sequence ATGATCAAAGATGCAGTAAGTGACATGAATTCGGCTCTTGAACTCAGTAAATCCAATAAAAATGTCAAAAATGTGGTGGATGCAGTTTCACAGTTATCAACTCCGGAAGCAACCCAGCTGGGAATGAACTTCAAAAAATTCCCCCTAGGATGTGATCTGACTGAGATCGTGGTTGGTACCTGTGCATCAGACATGGAAAGAGATGAACTCATGGGTAACTGCATGTTATCAGACATGCTGGGTGCTTCAATCCATGTGTGTGCCTATGCCTTTGCCGATATCGCCGAAGCCAACAACATGAGGGGTATTGATATCCTCAGGGAAGTTAGAAACGCAACTGATGTTCCCCTGGATCTGGACCACTTTGGCCGTTACGGAGCCATGCGCTTCCCCAGGGAGATTGTTAAATGCCCAGGACAGTGCTATAATCAGGGCCCACCATTCCAGGAATGCCCACGGGATAGGATCCACGCCAGACTCATGGATAAAGAGGAAGCTGCACATGATGAGAGGGAAGAATGGATCAAATGTTCCTCATCTGTGGCCATTAACGTTACCAGTGCCCAGGGCGGGGAAGGTCATGCTGCACCCTTAGAAGAGGCTGAAGAGATTGCCAGTCTTGCCCAGAAATATGGTAAAGGAGTGGAGGCCATCATGTTCATAGGAGATGGATACGATGACCTGGTCACCGGATTTAGTAAAGCTCTGGAATTGGGAGCAGACATCTTTGTACTGGAGGGAGGGCCCTTCAATCAGTCCAGTGACCGCCTGGATAGCTTTGCCAAGGCCGTGGCCATGGCCCGTATACTGGTACCCGGGAAAATCGTAGCCACCAATGGAGCCTATGAAGATGAATGTCGTGTGGGACTGCAGGCAGGGCTTAACGCCATAATCACTGGTTTCCCCAAGAACCATCATGGATACATGTGCGGATACAGTCCCGGAACTGCAAAAAAAGGTAATTTCGGACTTCCACGCGTTATAAAAATAATCAAAGAAGAACTCAAACCAGGTTTGACCAGCGTACCAATACAAAGAGGTGAACTGGAAGCACTAGCATGTTCAATTAAGGTAGTGGGTCCTGAAAACGTTTACCCTCAGAAAATAGGGGATTTCACAGTGGGAGATGCCCACTGGGCAGTGGTTCCCCATTCACCAATTTATGAGAAAGTGGAAGTTCAAAGGACCATACAGAGTATTCATGAAACTTTGACTGGTAGTAGTGCCGCACTCATTGGAGGCAGGTTTGTGTCATGGGCTCTGGCCAGAGAATTGAACAATGATATGGATGAGATCATCATCAGTGATAAGGATCCTTGGGTGGAAAAGGTAACTGTGGACATCTTAAATGAAGAACTCCCCTCCACTGTCATTGGGGCCTCATCAGATGATAAATCAGCATCAAAAAATGCAGATCACACCATAATTACTTCCACAATTCCGGGACTGGTTAGGAGGATTTCAAGAAGTTTGGATGGGGCTATTACTTTGATTTGA
- a CDS encoding hypothetical protein (PFAM: Domain of unknown function (DUF1795)): MKNYLVLLMIISCFAVLISGCISSEETSKHYEADGLSFNYSDSWVKADVQYPSNTTQSKILINLADPSDPETGFSVQKHPLLTGNSLDNNIETVIESYENSGYKIISKNQSSISGESAYELLFTVDKGSTHIKQREYWCKHNDSLYTVAFFSTPQNFDKSQNAFNIIMQSFKFT; the protein is encoded by the coding sequence TTGAAAAACTACTTAGTATTGTTGATGATAATTTCCTGTTTTGCAGTTTTAATATCTGGTTGTATTTCCTCTGAAGAAACTAGCAAGCATTATGAGGCGGATGGTCTTTCATTTAATTATTCAGATTCCTGGGTGAAAGCGGATGTTCAGTATCCAAGTAACACAACTCAATCCAAGATTCTGATAAATCTAGCGGATCCATCTGATCCTGAAACAGGATTCTCTGTGCAAAAACATCCTCTGTTGACTGGTAACAGTCTGGATAATAATATAGAAACCGTCATAGAATCTTATGAAAATTCCGGTTATAAAATAATATCTAAAAATCAGTCAAGTATCAGTGGTGAAAGTGCATATGAGTTACTTTTTACCGTAGATAAAGGCAGCACCCACATAAAGCAAAGGGAATACTGGTGTAAACATAATGATTCACTTTACACTGTTGCATTCTTTTCCACACCACAAAACTTTGACAAATCCCAGAATGCATTCAACATTATAATGCAGAGTTTTAAATTCACATGA